In one Phyllostomus discolor isolate MPI-MPIP mPhyDis1 chromosome 8, mPhyDis1.pri.v3, whole genome shotgun sequence genomic region, the following are encoded:
- the NEURL4 gene encoding neuralized-like protein 4 isoform X5 has translation MAAGSGGSGGSGGGPGPGPGGGGGPSGSGPGPGSGVSLGSGGELHPRTGRLVSLSACGRTARRQQPGQEFNHGLVLSREPLRDGRVFTVRIDRKVNSWSGSIEIGVTALDPSVLDFPSSATGLKGGSWVVSGCSVLRDGRSVLEEYGQDLDQLGEGDRVGVERTVAGELRLWVNGRDCGVAATGLPARVWAVVDLYGKCTQITVLPPEPGFSPPTPIPTPPLELSAPPEDSALAEQGTSRDEAFMVPPAQARPETFPNSLESHNDFASMELSEVVSNAILSAYNGGLLNVNLSSPPAGEGLGSSCAATSPILTSNDALLFHEKCGTLIKLSNNNKTAERRRPLDEFNNGVVMTNRPLRDNEMFEIRIDKLVDKWSGSIEIGVTTHNPNNLEYPATMTNLQSGTIMMSGCGILTNGKGTRREYCEFSLDELQEGDHIGLTRKSNSALHFFINGIDQGVATPLTPPVVYGVVDLYGMAVKVTIVHNNNHSDRLRRNNAILRALSPEGALRRAAPAAQAEPERLLFHPNCGQKAAITHEGRTALRPHATDDFNHGVVLSSRALRDGEVFQVRIDKMVDKWAGSIEIGVTTHNPAYLQLPSTMTNLRSGTWMMTGNGVMHNGTTILDEYGHNLDRLKAGDTVGVVRREDGTLHFFVNGMTQGPAAWNVPPGVYAVVDLYGQAAQATIVDDVEVTPVPEPLPEGNNQMSPSSPSSGACGSDLRFHQLHGNNAVITNGGRTALRHNCRSEFNDAIVISNRALRDGELFEIVIQKMVDRWSGSIEAGVTAIRPEDLEFPNTMTDIDYDTWMLSGTAIMQDGNTMRNNYGCDLDALGTGSRIGMMRTSKGDLHYFINGQDQGAACSGLPPGKEVYAVVDLYGQCVQVSITNATGPMDNSLATSNTATEKSFPLHSPVAGVAHRFHSTCGKNVTLEEDGTRAVRAAGYAHGLVFSTKELKTEEVFEVKVEELDEKWAGSLRIGLTTLAPGEMGPGAGGGPGLPPSLPELRTKTTWMVSSCEVRRDGLLQRMNYGRNLERLGVGSCVGIRRGTDDSMHVLVDGEDMGPAATGIAKNVWAVLDLYGPVRSVSIVSSTRLEESEGTQPPSPSSDTGSEGDEDDEDEEHGLGGQDQVAIMPTALEFLENHGKNILLSNGNRTATRVASYNQGIVVISQPLVPQLLVQIRIDFLNRQWTSSLVLGVITCPPERLNFPASACALKRAAWLVRGRGVFHNGLKICEKFGPNLDTCPEGTILGLRLDSSGSLHLHVNGMDQGVAVPDVPQPCHALVDLYGQCEQVTIVSPEPGAASLKSAGTQGDMEKADMVDGIKESVCWGPLPTASPLKSCEYHALCSRFQELLLLPEDYFMPPPKRSLCYCESCRKMRGDEAHRRRGEPPREYALPFGWCRFNLRVNPHLEAGTLTKKWHMAYHGSNVAVIRRVLDRGELGAGTASILSCRPLKGEPRGGFEEPGENCAPPREEQPPPVLLSPSIQYAGAETLASKVQFRDPKFQRTHQAQVAFQVCVRPGSYTPGPPSTVLREPPDPHFSPAELEWVTKEKGATLLYALLVRVE, from the exons GTCAACTCCTGGAGTGGCTCCATTGAAATTGGGGTGACGGCACTGGACCCCAGTGTGCTGGACTTCCCAAGCAGCGCCACAGGGCTGAAGGGGGGTTCATGGGTAGTGTCGGGCTGCTCGGTGCTGAGGGATGGACGTTCTGTGCTGGAGGAGTATGGTCAGGACCTGGACCAGCTTGGCGAAGGGGACCGTGTGGGCGTGGAGCGCACAGTTGCTGGGGAACTGCGGCTGTGGGTGAATGGGCGAGATTGTGGTGTGGCTGCCACAGGCCTGCCTGCTCGTGTCTGGGCTGTTGTGGACCTTTATGGCAAGTGCACCCAAATCACTGTGCTACCCCCTGAGCCAGGCTTCAGCCCTCCTACTCCCATCCCTACACCTCCCCTTGAGCTCTCCGCTCCCCCTGAAGATTCTGCCTTGGCTGAACAGGGGACCTCTAGGGATGAAG cctTCATGGTGCCCCCAGCACAGGCCCGGCCGGAGACGTTTCCTAACAGCCTTGAGTCGCATAATG ACTTTGCCAGCATGGAGCTCTCTGAGGTGGTGAGCAATGCCATCCTGTCTGCTTATAATGGGGGGCTCCTAAATGTGAATCTGAGCTCCCCACCAGCAGGGGAAGGACTAGGGTCTAGCTGTGCTGCCACCTCGCCCATCCTTACTTCCAACGACGCCCTGCTCTTCCATGAGAAGTGTGGAACTCTCATCAAACTCAGCAACAACAATAAGACGGCTGAGCGTCGCCGGCCTCTGGATGAGTTCAACAATGGGGTTGTCATGACCAACCGCCCACTCCGGGACAATGAGATGTTTGAG ATCCGGATCGATAAGCTCGTAGATAAGTGGTCAGGCTCCATTGAGATTGGTGTCACTACCCACAACCCCAACAATTTGGAATACCCAGCCACCATGACCAATCTGCAGTCAG GCACCATCATGATGAGCGGCTGCGGAATACTGACCAACGGCAAGGGCACCCGCAGGGAGTACTGTGAATTCAGTCTGGATGAACTGCAG GAGGGTGATCACATTGGTCTCACGAGGAAGTCCAATTCTGCCCTCCACTTCTTCATTAATGGCATTGATCAGG GCGTGGCTACCCCATTGACACCTCCAGTGGTATATGGTGTAGTGGACTTGTATGGGATGGCAGTGAAGGTGACCATCGTCCACAATAACAACCACAGTGACCGTTTACGCCGGAATAATGCCATCTTGCGGGCGCTGTCTCCTGAGGGTGCTCTCCGCcgtgctgctcctgctgcccaggCAGAACCTGAGCGCCTGCTCTTCCATCCCAACTGTGGGCAGAAGGCAGCCATTACCCACGAGGGACGCACTGCTCTGAGGCCCCA TGCCACTGATGACTTCAATCATGGTGTGGTGCTGAGCAGCAGAGCCCTGCGGGATGGAGAGGTATTCCAGGTGCGCATCGACAAGATGGTGGACAAATGGGCTGGCTCCATTGAGATTGGTGTCACTACCCACAATCCTGCCTACCTCCAATTGCCCTCCACCATGACCAACTTGCGTTCTG GGACCTGGATGATGACTGGGAATGGGGTGATGCACAATGGGACAACCATCTTGGATGAATACGGGCACAACCTGGACCGCCTCAAG GCAGGGGACACGGTGGGCGTGGTTCGGCGGGAGGACGGGACTCTCCACTTCTTTGTCAATGGGATGACTCAGGGCCCTGCTGCCTGGAATGTGCCTCCGGGCGTCTATGCTGTTGTGGATCTCTACGGCCAGGCGGCCCAGGCCACCATTGTGGACGACGTGG AGGTGACTCCAGTCCCTGAGCCACTCCCTGAGGGGAACAACCAGATGTCTCCAAGTTCTCCATCATCTGGAGCCTGTGGCTCTGACCTGCGCTTCCACCAGCTGCATGGCAATAATGCAGTCATCACTAATGGGGGCCGCACTGCGCTCCGACACAACTGCCGCAGCGAGTTCAATGATGCCATTGTTATCTCCAACCG GGCCCTGCGGGATGGAGAGCTGTTTGAAATTGTCATTCAGAAGATGGTGGATCGCTGGTCAGGCTCTATTGAGGCTG GAGTGACTGCCATTCGGCCAGAGGACCTTGAATTCCCCAACACTATGACAGACATTGACTACGATACTTGGATGCTAAG TGGCACAGCTATCATGCAAGATGGTAATACAATGCGCAACAACTATGGGTGTGACCTTGACGCACTGGGCACTGGTTCACGCATCGGCATGATGCGAACCTCCAAGGGCGATCTGCACTACTTCATCAATGGCCAGGACCAAGGCGCTGCCTGCTCAGGCTTACCTCCGGGTAAAG AGGTGTATGCGGTAGTGGATCTCTATGGCCAGTGtgtccaagtgtccatcaccAATGCTACTGGCCCCATGGACAACAGCCTGGCAACCAGCAACACTGCTACTGAGAAGTCATTCCCCCTGCACTCCCCAG tggctggcgTGGCTCACCGATTCCACAGTACTTGTGGCAAGAATGTCACTCTGGAGGAGGATGGCACAAGGGCGGTGCGTGCTGCTGGCTATGCTCATGGCCTTGTCTTTAGCACCAAGGAGCTCAAGACTGAGGAAGTCTTTGAG GTGAAAGTGGAAGAACTGGATGAGAAGTGGGCAGGTTCCCTCCGGATAGGGCTGACCACACTAGCGCCAGGGGAGATGGGGCCTGGAGCAGGTGGTGGCcctggcctgcctccctccctgccagaaCTCCGGACTAAGACCACCTGGATGGTGTCCAGCTGTGAAGTGAGGCGAGACGGGCTGCTCCAGAGGATGAACTATGGCCGGAACCTAGAGAGGCTGGGG GTCGGGAGCTGTGTGGGCATTCGGCGGGGGACAGATGACTCGATGCATGTCCTGGTAGATGGAGAGGATATGGGGCCAGCAGCTACTGGCATTGCCAAG AATGTGTGGGCAGTGTTGGATCTATACGGGCCAGTGCGGAGTGTGTCTATTGTCAGCTCCACAAGGCTAGAGGAGTCAGAAGGCACACAGCCTCCTTCCCCCAGCTCCGACACCGGAAGTGAGGGCGATGAGGACGATGAGGACGAGGAGCATGGCCTGGGA GGCCAGGATCAGGTGGCCATTATGCCTACAGCCCTCGAGTTCCTGGAAAACCATGGGAAGAATATCCTCCTATCCAATGGGAACCGTACAGCTACACGGGTGGCCAGCTACAATCAGGGCATCGTTGTCATCAGCCAGCCCCTGGTGCCCCAGCTGCTGGTCCAG ATACGGATAGACTTCCTAAACCGGCAGTGGACATCTTCCCTTGTTCTGGGAGTCATCACCTGCCCACCTGAGAGACTCAACTTCCCTGCTTCTGCCTGTGCCCTTAAACGGGCAGCCTGGCTGGTGCGGGGCCGTGGGGTCTTCCACAATGGCCTCAAG ATCTGTGAGAAGTTTGGGCCAAATCTGGACACGTGTCCTGAAGGCACCATCCTGGGACTTCGGCTAGACAGCTCTGGGAGTCTGCATCTCCATGTCAATGGGATGGACCAGGGGGTGGCTGTGCCAGATGTCCCTCAGCCTTGCCATGCACTCGTGGACCTCTATGGGCAATGTGAGCAG GTGACAATTGTGAGTCCTGAACCAGGAGCTGCCAGTTTGAAGAGTGCTGGAACCCAAGGGGACATGGAGAAAGCTGACATGGTGGATG GGATCAAGGAGAGTGTATGCTGGGGTCCACTGCCCACTGCCAGCCCTCTCAAGAGCTGCGAGTACCATGCCCTTTGTTCCCGTTTCCAAGAACTGTTGCTGCTTCCTG AGGATTATTTTATGCCTCCACCAAAGCGTAGCCTGTGCTATTGTGAGTCTTGCCGGAAGATGCGAGGGGATGAGGCCCACAGGCGCCGTGGCGAACCTCCCAGGGAATACGCCCTACCCTTTGGCTGGTGCAGGTTCAACCTCAG GGTGAATCCTCACCTGGAGGCTGGGACACTAACCAAGAAGTGGCACATGGCATATCACGGCAGCAATGTGGCAGTCATCCGAAGGGTGCTGGACCGCGGGGAGTTGGGAGCAG GCACTGCCTCCATCCTGAGCTGTCGGCCCTTGAAGGGAGAGCCTAGGGGAGGATTTGAGGAGCCAGGCGAGAACTGCGCACCTCCTCGGGAGGAGCAGCCCCCTCCAGTTctgctttctccctccatccaATATGCTGGGGCCGAGACCCTGGCATCCAAAGTGCA ATTCCGGGACCCCAAATTCCAGCGGACACACCAAGCCCAGGTGGCTTTCCAGGTGTGTGTGCGTCCTGGCTCCTACACTCCTGGCCCTCCTTCTACTGTCCTCAGAGAACCTCCTGATCCTCACTTCAGCCCAGCTGAACTTGAGTGGGTAACCAAGGAGAAAGGGGCCACACTCCTCTATGCCCTGCTGGTACGGGTGGAATGA
- the NEURL4 gene encoding neuralized-like protein 4 isoform X9 has translation MAAGSGGSGGSGGGPGPGPGGGGGPSGSGPGPGSGVSLGSGGELHPRTGRLVSLSACGRTARRQQPGQEFNHGLVLSREPLRDGRVFTVRIDRKVNSWSGSIEIGVTALDPSVLDFPSSATGLKGGSWVVSGCSVLRDGRSVLEEYGQDLDQLGEGDRVGVERTVAGELRLWVNGRDCGVAATGLPARVWAVVDLYGKCTQITVLPPEPGFSPPTPIPTPPLELSAPPEDSALAEQGTSRDEDFASMELSEVVSNAILSAYNGGLLNVNLSSPPAGEGLGSSCAATSPILTSNDALLFHEKCGTLIKLSNNNKTAERRRPLDEFNNGVVMTNRPLRDNEMFEIRIDKLVDKWSGSIEIGVTTHNPNNLEYPATMTNLQSGTIMMSGCGILTNGKGTRREYCEFSLDELQEGDHIGLTRKSNSALHFFINGIDQGVATPLTPPVVYGVVDLYGMAVKVTIVHNNNHSDRLRRNNAILRALSPEGALRRAAPAAQAEPERLLFHPNCGQKAAITHEGRTALRPHATDDFNHGVVLSSRALRDGEVFQVRIDKMVDKWAGSIEIGVTTHNPAYLQLPSTMTNLRSGTWMMTGNGVMHNGTTILDEYGHNLDRLKAGDTVGVVRREDGTLHFFVNGMTQGPAAWNVPPGVYAVVDLYGQAAQATIVDDVEVTPVPEPLPEGNNQMSPSSPSSGACGSDLRFHQLHGNNAVITNGGRTALRHNCRSEFNDAIVISNRALRDGELFEIVIQKMVDRWSGSIEAGVTAIRPEDLEFPNTMTDIDYDTWMLSGTAIMQDGNTMRNNYGCDLDALGTGSRIGMMRTSKGDLHYFINGQDQGAACSGLPPGKEVYAVVDLYGQCVQVSITNATGPMDNSLATSNTATEKSFPLHSPVAGVAHRFHSTCGKNVTLEEDGTRAVRAAGYAHGLVFSTKELKTEEVFEVKVEELDEKWAGSLRIGLTTLAPGEMGPGAGGGPGLPPSLPELRTKTTWMVSSCEVRRDGLLQRMNYGRNLERLGVGSCVGIRRGTDDSMHVLVDGEDMGPAATGIAKNVWAVLDLYGPVRSVSIVSSTRLEESEGTQPPSPSSDTGSEGDEDDEDEEHGLGGQDQVAIMPTALEFLENHGKNILLSNGNRTATRVASYNQGIVVISQPLVPQLLVQIRIDFLNRQWTSSLVLGVITCPPERLNFPASACALKRAAWLVRGRGVFHNGLKICEKFGPNLDTCPEGTILGLRLDSSGSLHLHVNGMDQGVAVPDVPQPCHALVDLYGQCEQVTIVSPEPGAASLKSAGTQGDMEKADMVDGIKESVCWGPLPTASPLKSCEYHALCSRFQELLLLPEDYFMPPPKRSLCYCESCRKMRGDEAHRRRGEPPREYALPFGWCRFNLRVNPHLEAGTLTKKWHMAYHGSNVAVIRRVLDRGELGAGTASILSCRPLKGEPRGGFEEPGENCAPPREEQPPPVLLSPSIQYAGAETLASKVQFRDPKFQRTHQAQVAFQVCVRPGSYTPGPPSTVLREPPDPHFSPAELEWVTKEKGATLLYALLVRVE, from the exons GTCAACTCCTGGAGTGGCTCCATTGAAATTGGGGTGACGGCACTGGACCCCAGTGTGCTGGACTTCCCAAGCAGCGCCACAGGGCTGAAGGGGGGTTCATGGGTAGTGTCGGGCTGCTCGGTGCTGAGGGATGGACGTTCTGTGCTGGAGGAGTATGGTCAGGACCTGGACCAGCTTGGCGAAGGGGACCGTGTGGGCGTGGAGCGCACAGTTGCTGGGGAACTGCGGCTGTGGGTGAATGGGCGAGATTGTGGTGTGGCTGCCACAGGCCTGCCTGCTCGTGTCTGGGCTGTTGTGGACCTTTATGGCAAGTGCACCCAAATCACTGTGCTACCCCCTGAGCCAGGCTTCAGCCCTCCTACTCCCATCCCTACACCTCCCCTTGAGCTCTCCGCTCCCCCTGAAGATTCTGCCTTGGCTGAACAGGGGACCTCTAGGGATGAAG ACTTTGCCAGCATGGAGCTCTCTGAGGTGGTGAGCAATGCCATCCTGTCTGCTTATAATGGGGGGCTCCTAAATGTGAATCTGAGCTCCCCACCAGCAGGGGAAGGACTAGGGTCTAGCTGTGCTGCCACCTCGCCCATCCTTACTTCCAACGACGCCCTGCTCTTCCATGAGAAGTGTGGAACTCTCATCAAACTCAGCAACAACAATAAGACGGCTGAGCGTCGCCGGCCTCTGGATGAGTTCAACAATGGGGTTGTCATGACCAACCGCCCACTCCGGGACAATGAGATGTTTGAG ATCCGGATCGATAAGCTCGTAGATAAGTGGTCAGGCTCCATTGAGATTGGTGTCACTACCCACAACCCCAACAATTTGGAATACCCAGCCACCATGACCAATCTGCAGTCAG GCACCATCATGATGAGCGGCTGCGGAATACTGACCAACGGCAAGGGCACCCGCAGGGAGTACTGTGAATTCAGTCTGGATGAACTGCAG GAGGGTGATCACATTGGTCTCACGAGGAAGTCCAATTCTGCCCTCCACTTCTTCATTAATGGCATTGATCAGG GCGTGGCTACCCCATTGACACCTCCAGTGGTATATGGTGTAGTGGACTTGTATGGGATGGCAGTGAAGGTGACCATCGTCCACAATAACAACCACAGTGACCGTTTACGCCGGAATAATGCCATCTTGCGGGCGCTGTCTCCTGAGGGTGCTCTCCGCcgtgctgctcctgctgcccaggCAGAACCTGAGCGCCTGCTCTTCCATCCCAACTGTGGGCAGAAGGCAGCCATTACCCACGAGGGACGCACTGCTCTGAGGCCCCA TGCCACTGATGACTTCAATCATGGTGTGGTGCTGAGCAGCAGAGCCCTGCGGGATGGAGAGGTATTCCAGGTGCGCATCGACAAGATGGTGGACAAATGGGCTGGCTCCATTGAGATTGGTGTCACTACCCACAATCCTGCCTACCTCCAATTGCCCTCCACCATGACCAACTTGCGTTCTG GGACCTGGATGATGACTGGGAATGGGGTGATGCACAATGGGACAACCATCTTGGATGAATACGGGCACAACCTGGACCGCCTCAAG GCAGGGGACACGGTGGGCGTGGTTCGGCGGGAGGACGGGACTCTCCACTTCTTTGTCAATGGGATGACTCAGGGCCCTGCTGCCTGGAATGTGCCTCCGGGCGTCTATGCTGTTGTGGATCTCTACGGCCAGGCGGCCCAGGCCACCATTGTGGACGACGTGG AGGTGACTCCAGTCCCTGAGCCACTCCCTGAGGGGAACAACCAGATGTCTCCAAGTTCTCCATCATCTGGAGCCTGTGGCTCTGACCTGCGCTTCCACCAGCTGCATGGCAATAATGCAGTCATCACTAATGGGGGCCGCACTGCGCTCCGACACAACTGCCGCAGCGAGTTCAATGATGCCATTGTTATCTCCAACCG GGCCCTGCGGGATGGAGAGCTGTTTGAAATTGTCATTCAGAAGATGGTGGATCGCTGGTCAGGCTCTATTGAGGCTG GAGTGACTGCCATTCGGCCAGAGGACCTTGAATTCCCCAACACTATGACAGACATTGACTACGATACTTGGATGCTAAG TGGCACAGCTATCATGCAAGATGGTAATACAATGCGCAACAACTATGGGTGTGACCTTGACGCACTGGGCACTGGTTCACGCATCGGCATGATGCGAACCTCCAAGGGCGATCTGCACTACTTCATCAATGGCCAGGACCAAGGCGCTGCCTGCTCAGGCTTACCTCCGGGTAAAG AGGTGTATGCGGTAGTGGATCTCTATGGCCAGTGtgtccaagtgtccatcaccAATGCTACTGGCCCCATGGACAACAGCCTGGCAACCAGCAACACTGCTACTGAGAAGTCATTCCCCCTGCACTCCCCAG tggctggcgTGGCTCACCGATTCCACAGTACTTGTGGCAAGAATGTCACTCTGGAGGAGGATGGCACAAGGGCGGTGCGTGCTGCTGGCTATGCTCATGGCCTTGTCTTTAGCACCAAGGAGCTCAAGACTGAGGAAGTCTTTGAG GTGAAAGTGGAAGAACTGGATGAGAAGTGGGCAGGTTCCCTCCGGATAGGGCTGACCACACTAGCGCCAGGGGAGATGGGGCCTGGAGCAGGTGGTGGCcctggcctgcctccctccctgccagaaCTCCGGACTAAGACCACCTGGATGGTGTCCAGCTGTGAAGTGAGGCGAGACGGGCTGCTCCAGAGGATGAACTATGGCCGGAACCTAGAGAGGCTGGGG GTCGGGAGCTGTGTGGGCATTCGGCGGGGGACAGATGACTCGATGCATGTCCTGGTAGATGGAGAGGATATGGGGCCAGCAGCTACTGGCATTGCCAAG AATGTGTGGGCAGTGTTGGATCTATACGGGCCAGTGCGGAGTGTGTCTATTGTCAGCTCCACAAGGCTAGAGGAGTCAGAAGGCACACAGCCTCCTTCCCCCAGCTCCGACACCGGAAGTGAGGGCGATGAGGACGATGAGGACGAGGAGCATGGCCTGGGA GGCCAGGATCAGGTGGCCATTATGCCTACAGCCCTCGAGTTCCTGGAAAACCATGGGAAGAATATCCTCCTATCCAATGGGAACCGTACAGCTACACGGGTGGCCAGCTACAATCAGGGCATCGTTGTCATCAGCCAGCCCCTGGTGCCCCAGCTGCTGGTCCAG ATACGGATAGACTTCCTAAACCGGCAGTGGACATCTTCCCTTGTTCTGGGAGTCATCACCTGCCCACCTGAGAGACTCAACTTCCCTGCTTCTGCCTGTGCCCTTAAACGGGCAGCCTGGCTGGTGCGGGGCCGTGGGGTCTTCCACAATGGCCTCAAG ATCTGTGAGAAGTTTGGGCCAAATCTGGACACGTGTCCTGAAGGCACCATCCTGGGACTTCGGCTAGACAGCTCTGGGAGTCTGCATCTCCATGTCAATGGGATGGACCAGGGGGTGGCTGTGCCAGATGTCCCTCAGCCTTGCCATGCACTCGTGGACCTCTATGGGCAATGTGAGCAG GTGACAATTGTGAGTCCTGAACCAGGAGCTGCCAGTTTGAAGAGTGCTGGAACCCAAGGGGACATGGAGAAAGCTGACATGGTGGATG GGATCAAGGAGAGTGTATGCTGGGGTCCACTGCCCACTGCCAGCCCTCTCAAGAGCTGCGAGTACCATGCCCTTTGTTCCCGTTTCCAAGAACTGTTGCTGCTTCCTG AGGATTATTTTATGCCTCCACCAAAGCGTAGCCTGTGCTATTGTGAGTCTTGCCGGAAGATGCGAGGGGATGAGGCCCACAGGCGCCGTGGCGAACCTCCCAGGGAATACGCCCTACCCTTTGGCTGGTGCAGGTTCAACCTCAG GGTGAATCCTCACCTGGAGGCTGGGACACTAACCAAGAAGTGGCACATGGCATATCACGGCAGCAATGTGGCAGTCATCCGAAGGGTGCTGGACCGCGGGGAGTTGGGAGCAG GCACTGCCTCCATCCTGAGCTGTCGGCCCTTGAAGGGAGAGCCTAGGGGAGGATTTGAGGAGCCAGGCGAGAACTGCGCACCTCCTCGGGAGGAGCAGCCCCCTCCAGTTctgctttctccctccatccaATATGCTGGGGCCGAGACCCTGGCATCCAAAGTGCA ATTCCGGGACCCCAAATTCCAGCGGACACACCAAGCCCAGGTGGCTTTCCAGGTGTGTGTGCGTCCTGGCTCCTACACTCCTGGCCCTCCTTCTACTGTCCTCAGAGAACCTCCTGATCCTCACTTCAGCCCAGCTGAACTTGAGTGGGTAACCAAGGAGAAAGGGGCCACACTCCTCTATGCCCTGCTGGTACGGGTGGAATGA